DNA sequence from the Sulfurimonas sp. HSL3-7 genome:
ACCGCAAAGTGCGTAAGCACGATCCCGCGCTTCACGGATCGTATCACCAAGGCCCACGCAGACAAGTACCCGCCCGCCGTCAGCATAAAGTATACCGTCTTCTTCACTGACACCGGCATAAGAGATATGGGTGTGTTCTTTAATATCTTCATGCACGATCTCATCAACAACGATCTCGGCAGGCGGCGTTGAACTGTACGGGTAATCTTTACTTGCCATAACAACGCCGACAGCATACTCGTCTGAAAATTCCACATTCAGTGTATCAAGCTGTTTTGTCGCTGCTTTATAAAAGAGTTCGGAAGCAGGTGTTTTGAGAAGCGGCATCAGAATCTCACACTCCGGATCACCGAACCGGACATTGAACTCCAGTGTAATAGGCTCACCGTTGACCACCATGATACCGATAAAGAGGACACCCTCAAAAGGTGCGCCCTCGGCTTTCATCCCTTTAAGTGTCGGACGGATAATACGCGCTTTAACCTTCTCATACAAGGTATCATCGACAAGCGGTGTCGGCGCATACGCCCCCATCCCGCCTGTATTCGGTCCCTGATCACCATCCAGAAGGCGCTTATGGTCTTGGGCGGCTTGAAGCAGGATAAAATCATCCCCATCACAGATAGCGAACATAGAGAGTTCATAACCGTCAAGAAACTCTTCTACGATGACCTTCTTGCCTGCGTCTCCGAAAGCTTTACCACTGAGCATCTCGCCGACTGTTTTTTTCGCTTCATCGTGGGACTGGGCGATGATAACCCCTTTACCGGCACACAGACCATCCGCTTTAACAACAATCGGCGTCGGCAAGGTCTCAATAAACTTATAGGCGGCTTCGATGTTGTCCGTTTCAATGTAACGTGCTGTCGGAATGTCATATTTCGCCAAAAAGTTTTTCATATAGACTTTTGAACCCTCAAGCTGCGCTGCCTCTTTGCTCGGGCCAAAAATTGTCAGCCCTTTGGCCTTAAAGATATCGACGACGCCGTCGACAAGCGGTGCTTCCGGCCCAACGATCGTCAGATCGATCTTGTTCTCGATCGCAAAATCAGCCAATGCATCATACTCTTTGATACTAAGATTTTCACCCAGTTCACGTGTCGCGCCATTGCCTGGCGCAAAAAAGAGTTTCTCAACTGCTTCATCTTTTTTCAGGGCACGCCCGATAGAGTATTCGCGTCCGCCGCTGCCTAGTACCAATATGTTCATCTTAACTCCAAATATGATCGATCAAAATTTTTATAAAAACAGACATTGTACATTTTAATAAAAATTCAGGAAAACCTTAATGGACTCTTCAAGAAGTCCGAGTGGCCGGTCCGCACTAAGCTTTGGTTCTCAAAGCCGAAAAAACAGCAAAGTGAGTGTTCCATCAGGCCGCAATCTCTCTGGTTTGACCCATCAAACGAGACCACCGCACACAAGAACATCTACAGCATTCACAAAAAGAAAATGTAGAACCCTCATAATTGCGAGAAATCGCACCACCCAGGCTAATTAATATTATACAAAAACAGAGCTTTTTCGGGGCTAAATCGAAAGCCCATTTAGAAGGTCTGTAAGAGTTTTTCAGCCAATAAGACAGATGCATCGACAGTCGGAAGATCAGGCATATGATATTTTATGTTTTCAGGCAATGCTTTTGCCGTCGTCTTTCCGATCACGACAACTTTATAACTGGATTTAAAGCTAAAGAGCGTCATAAAACAGGCTATCGTCAACGGTGACGTGAAGACGAGTATTGCATTGTCAGGAAGTTCGATATCTCGGCACGCATCATTGCAATAGGTTTCATAGACAATGATATCGTCCATGTGAACACCGGCTTGTTTCACATGTTCTTTAAAATCTGAGGCGACCACTGCAGGACGGGGATACAGCCAGCGATATGAAGCGTAATTGTCTATAATGATATCCGTCAGAGAGTCGCCGTACCCTTCCCCTTTTTCAAGCAGTTCCCCTCCCGCTTTTTCGACCGCATAAGCAGTCTTGGAAGCGACACACAAAGCAGGCAGCACTTTCCAGTTTGAAGAGATCTTTTCCAAAGCCGTGACTGCCTGTTTGGATGTCAATACAATAGCATCATATGCGCTGAAGTCTATCACCGGCTGGAAAAAACGGGTCGCTAAAATAGGGATGTGTGTTACATGGGGATGTGAAGTCGTGGAAAAAAGAAAGATGGCGTTTTTACTATCTTGCGTCATTGTGGCCTCGATTTAGACATAAAAATTGTAGATTCCGGATCAAGTCCAAAATGACAGAGTTTATTATGCTCTACCTTCACAGCAGTAAAAATGGGGAGTTTGTGTAGGTTGTGCAAAAGTGATCCCGAAGGCGTACATCGGTACACCGAACGGTGAACTTCAGTGCAAGACAGCCGGGGGGCTGGACCCTACGCCGAAATCGTCGTTTTTTACTTTATTCCCATTCGATCGTTGCCGGAGGCTTGGATGAGATATCGTACACTACGCGGTTGATGCCGTCAACCTCGTTGATGATACGGCGGGAGATACGTTCCAGCAGATCGTGCGGCAGGTGTGCGAACGTCGCCGTCATACCGTCGACTGCCTCAACAACACGGACACATACCGTATTGTCATAGGTTCGGTTGTCACCCATGACACCGACTGATTTAACATTCAACAGAACGGCAAAAGCCTGCCATGTACGGGTGTAATAGCCGCTTGCTTTCAGCTCGTCCAGAAGAATAGCATCTGCTTCGCGCAAGAGGTCAAGGTCGGGACGGTTTACATCGCCCATAATACGGATCGCAAGACCCGGTCCAGGGAACGGATGGCGGTTGATCATGCTTGAAGGGAGGCCAAGTTCAAGTCCCATTTTACGGACCTCGTCTTTGAAGAGCTCACGTAACGGCTCGATCAGTTCAAAATCCATCCAATCAGGCAGACCACCCACATTGTGGTGTGACTTGATGACCTCGGACGGCCCTTTGACTGAGATTGACTCGATAACATCCGGGTAAAGTGTCCCTTGTGCCAAGAACTTGATGCCTTCATGCTTTTTTGCTTCCGCTTCAAACTCTTCGATAAAGGTGTGGCCGATGATCTTGCGTTTTGTCTCAGGGTCACTGACACCGGCAAGCTTGCCCAGGAAGTTATCGACAGCATCAACCGTAATCAAAGGCACTTTCAGGTTGATTTTAAAGACCTCTTCGACCTGCTCGCGTTCACCTTTACGAAGCAAACCGTTGTCGACAAAGACCGGCACCAGCTGATCACCGATCGCTTCATAAAGCAGTGCAGCAACAACAGAGGAGTCTACCCCGCCGCTTAGACCGCAAAGCACTTTCCCGTCGCCCACTTTTTCACGGATGATCTTGATCTGCTCTTTTAAGAAGTGACCCATCTCCCACTTCTCAGTCACACCACAGATCTTGCGTGCGAAGTTGCGAAGCATCAAGTAACCTTCAACCGAGTGATTGACCTCAGGGTGGAACTGCATTGCGTAGACTTTTTTATCTTCGTTTGCAATGGCAGCATACGGCGAATTAGCCGAGATCGCAATCGGTTCAAAGCCTTCCGGCAGTTCATCTACGCGGTCACTATGGCTCATCCAGACGGTTGTGCCGTTATCGACGTCATCGAAAAGCAGTGACGGTTTAACAATCTCCAGTTCGGCTTTGCCGTATTCATGGTGATCAGAACGGATAACCGAGCCGCCAAAATCGACTGCGATGCGCTGCATACCGTAACAGATACCAAGTACCGGAATACCCATATTGTAAACTTCCTGGTCAACTTCATAGGCATCTTTGCTGTAAACCGATGAAGGGCCACCGCTTAAGATGATCCCCTGTGGGTTTTTTGCCTTGATAGCATCGGCCTTTGTATAGTAAGGAAGAATCTCACAATAGATCTTCTCTTCACGCATACGACGTGCGATCAGCTGTGTGTACTGAGAACCAAAATCTAAAACGACAATACTGACGTGTTTCAAAACAGTGCCTTTAAAAGTAAAGTAAGTATGACAGGATATCCTAAAGAGGATTAGAGGCGGCTTTTATAAATAAAATAGTACAGGGTATGCATATTGCAGAGCAGACGCCCTGCATGAAAGAGTTTAGTAAAGTCCCAGGACCTGGAACTGAACGTACCAGAGTCCCATCGATAGAATATAACCGGCCAAAATCGTCCAGGCGTACTTCATATGCGAACCGAAGGTATAGATACCGCGAAGACGCCCCATAACACCGACACCGGCAGCTGACCCGAAACTGATCAGACTGCCGCCGATACCCGCCGTCAGGGTGACAAGCATCCATTGGTCAAGCGACATCTCCGGACTTGCTTTCAAAATGGCGCTCATGACAGGGACGTTGTCCACAATTGCCGAGATGAAACCGACCCCGATATTGGCCGCAGTCGGTCCGACCAGACTGTAAAGATCATGAATGTAGTTCAAGAATCCGACATAGTGCAGTGCTCCGACTGCCGAAAGGATCCCGAAGAAAAAGAGAAGCGTATCATTTTCGATTTTTTTCATATTGACAAAAATATCGAAGGAGTCCGCTTGCTGGCGTGTCAAATGGAACGAATAGAGTTTCAGGATCGACAGACCGAACAGCATGCCCCACATTGCCGGAAAATGGAAGAACTGATGGCCCATAACAGCTACAAAGATTGTAAACACACCCAGCCAGACAACGACCATGCCGCCATCACGCATCTTTGGTTTCTCCTCGCTTGTAGCATCAAAAGGCGGCTGTCCCGTCGGTACGGCTCTGCTAAGCAGCCACGCCGTAAACAGCCATCCGCCTATAGAAGGGACAAAAAGGAAGAGAAAATCGATAAACTCGCCTTTTTGGGCTGTCCACGCCATCAAGGTCGTAATGTCACCGAAAGGGCTCCAGGCACCGCCGGCATTGGCGGCAACGACAATGTTGATCGCACCGGGGACCAGGAATTTATGGTTCTCTTTGTCAATCGTAAAAAGCACCGTTGACAGGATCAGCGCCGTTGTCAGGTTATCTGCGACCGGGGAGATAAAAAATGCCAGAAGGCCGGTAAGCCAGAATAGCTTTTTATACGTGTACCCCTTCGAAACGAGGTTGTACTTCATCAGATCGAACACGCCGCGTTCGATCAGTGTCTCGATAAAAGTCATCGCGACAAAGAGGAAGAAAAAGATCTCGGCGATCTCTTCGATCAACAGCGTCATCTCATGATGCAGCGGCGTCGGGTCCATCCCGTTCAGGGTATAGTAAATACCGATCAGCATAAAAGAGAAGGTTCCGATAAACAGTGCCGGTTTGGCCTTGTTGATCTCGTACTTCTCCTCTGTCGCGATAAAATAATATCCGATTATAAAAACCGCCAGTACAGCGATTCCCACCCATGTTGTCGATAAATTCAGCATGTCTTCATGCATATAATACTCCCAGTTAGAATAGATAATACACCTCCGGTGCGATTACCCTTGTCGGTAATGAACGCCCACCGATTCTTTTCGCGCCAGCGCTGAACGGACGATCTCTTTCGCCGTCAGCAGACGAAGTTTCAGCAGGCGGCCGATAGGTTCATGAAGCATCTCTTCGATCGCTTCAAATGCCTCTTGCAGACCTTGCGTCGTCCGCACGATGGAAACCTTCTCCCACATTATACGGCGCAGCCGCTCTTTTTTCTCTTTATCACCCTCGATATAAAGCAATTCGGTGTTCTTCGCAAAAGGGCCGCTGCAATGCGTGCCCTCTTCACTGACGAGCGCTTGCGCCGCGCGTTTGGCAAACACCAGTCCTTCAAGCAAAGAGTTGCTCGCAAGACGGTTCGCGCCATGCACACCGGTCGACGCAACTTCACCGACCGCATAAAGCCCTTTTATCGACGGTACATGGCCTCTAAGGTCTGTTTTTATGCCGCCGATAGCATAGTGAAAAGCGGGCGAAATGGGCACCTTGTCTTTCGGCAGGTTGAAACCCAGAGCTGAAAAACGGTTCTCGATATTGGGAAAACGGTGTTTAAAGTAGTCGTAATCAAAACTTGTAAAAGAGAGGTAGACCTGCTTTTTCGTTTTCTGCGCGTAATCAAAGATCGCGCGGCTTACGATGTCCCGCGGTGCCATCTCGCCGCGTTTGTCATAATCAAATAAAAAACGGTATCCCAGATCATCCACGATCTGGGCCCCTTCGCCGCGCAGGGCTTCGGTAAGCAGCTGCTTTTGTGCGGTATTGTTATCCACATAGACCGTAGGGTGGAACTGCAGCATCTCCATCTTTTCAAGTGCGATACCCTTTTCCAGACAGATACCATGCAGTTCGCCGCTGATACTTGAGGCATTGGTGTGATACTCAAACAGTGCCCCGACACCCCCGCTTGCAATGACGACGGAACGGGCCAGGATCTCTTTTCGTTCCCCCCGATGCATCACCACGATGCCGCAGATCTGCTCCTCTTCGAGCAGCAGATCGATAACGATCGCATTTTCAAGCATCGGATGCGGATTCTTTTCAAGCAGAAAATGGTGAAGATAACGCCCTGTTGCATCCCCGCCGGCATGCAGAATCCGTTTTTGCGAATGGGCAGCTTCCTGAGTATAGAGCAGTTCCCCCTTCTCATTAACATCAAAATGAAACCCGCGTGCAATAAGATCATGGATCACTTCCTGAGAATTTTGGCTCAACACCTCAACAGCCTCTTTATTGCAAAGCCCTGCACCGGCATTCAACGTATCATTAATATGCACAGGAATGTCGCTGTCGTCTTTAGCCGTCGTCACACCGCCTTGGGCATAAAAGGTATTGCATTCCCAGGGATGAGCCTTATTGACAATAAGTACCTTTTTATTTCGGGGCAGATTCATTGCAGTATACAAACCCGCAATTCCGGCGCCGATGATCACAACATCATAATGCATCATTTTCTCTTTCGTTTCATCTATTTTTCCTGTGCAGACGGCGCATAAAATGGGTCGTCTTTATAGCCACAGCCAGATAAAGTTAACAAGGCAACTGTTATAATTGTTGCATGAAAAACTCGGCTCAGGTTCTCGCTCATCTTGTTACTCAACCTCAATATAAAAAATTAACACAACAGCGTTGTATTGATACGATCAAAACACTATTGCCGCCCCATCTTCAGCCGATGGTTCAGTTTGCCTACATCAAACACAAAGTGCTCTATTTTGTACTCAATCATCCCGGCGCCAAACAAGAGTTCGATATTATAATAGCTTCAATTAAAACGCCTTTAAAACTTCATCCTCCAAAAACCTGCCAGGATTTGCCGTTTGAGGATATCCGCGCCTATGTCTCACACAAACCGGTAACAAAAAATATTGATGTCAAAAAAGAGACGGCACCCGAATATGTTGAGCGTTCCGCCGGTACCTTCGACAACCCTGTAACCGATACAAAACTTCACAATATTATTGAAAAGATACGCAACAGCATTCATGATAAACACCATTAGAAACCTTCCCAAATCACCCGGTATCTATCAATATTTTGACCGAAACGGCAAGCTACTCTATGTAGGTAAAGCGAAAAACCTTTACAACCGGGTCAAAAGCTACTTCCTATTCAGTCCGACACTGCGGCCAAACAGCAAACTTTCACCTCGTATTGTCAAGATGCTCGGCGAGACTACATCGATGCACTACATCGTTGTCAAAAGCGAACACGACGCCCTGATCCTGGAAAACTCGCTGATCAAACAGCTCAAACCCAAATACAATATTCTGTTGCGCGATGACAAGACCTACCCCTATATCTATATCGACACCAGTGAGCCCTTCCCTAGATTCGAGATCACCCGAAAACTTCTTAAAGGCAGTCATATAGCGTATTTCGGCCCCTATTCCGTCGGCGCGCGCGATATTCTGGACTCTGTGTACGAGCTCTGCAAGCTGGTTCAGAAGAAGAGCTGTCTCAAGGGCAAGAAAGCCTGTCTTTACTACCAGATGGATCAATGCCTTGCCCCTTGTGAAAAAAAAGTCACTCCGGAGGTTTACAATGCGATCGTGCAAGAGGGTATCCGCTATATCGAAAACAAAAATGTTTTGATTTCGAAACTTAAAGAGAAGATGGCTTTTTATGCAGAAAACCTGCGCTTTGAGGAGGCAGGCACACTTCGCGATCGCATTGAGCGGATCGCCAAAAGCGAGCTGATCTCACAGATCGATCTCGCTTCAACCGAGAACTATGACATCTTTGCCATCAGCCACAACAATCAACGTGCAGCAGTGGTACGGCTTTTTATGCGTTCGGGCAGGATTATCTCCTCTTCACACGACATTATAAACCTTAACAGCGGATTCGATATCGATGAAGCGTATGAGCGTGCTTTACTGGAGTTTTACGGCCATGAAAAACCTCCTATTATCGCACCGATTCTAGTGGCCCATGACTTTAAAGAAAGAGCACTCGTTGAAGAGCACCTCTCGCTTCTTTTTGAGAAAAAAGCGACGATCACTCTACCGCAGCGCGGCAACAAGAAACGCCTTACCGAGCTCGCCTTGACCAATGCAGACGAGCTCCTGCGCCAAAAGAAAAACAACACGACTGAAACTATCGCGAAACAGCTTCAGGAACTGCTCACACTTGAGCGGTTGCCCCGCAGGATAGAGGCCTTTGACAACTCGCATATGGCAGGAGAAGCGACGGTTGGCGGTATGATCGTCTTTGACAATGAAGGATTCGACAAGTCAGGTTATCGTCACTACCACCTTGAAGCACGCGATGAATACGGACAGATGCGGGAGACACTCTCACGGCGAATCGCAGGTTTTGAAGAGAACCCGCCTCCTGACCTATGGCTCATCGACGGCGGTACAACACTTTTGACACTGGCCAAAGAGCTTTTGGAATCTGCCGGCGTCAACCTGGACGTTATCGCCATCTCCAAAGAGAAGATCGATGCCAAGTCCCATCGGGCCAAAGGAAGCGCTCACGATCAACTCCACAGTATAACGGAGAGTTTTAAGCTGTCACCTTCGGATAAACGGCTGCAGTGGATGCAGCGGCTGCGGGATGAAGCGCACCGCTATGCTATCACCTTCCATAAAAAGACCAAGCTCAAACGTGACCAAGCCTCAAAGCTCTTAAATACACACGGCATATCACAGGCAAAAGTGGTCAAGCTTCTTCAGCATTTTGGCACTTTCGATGCATTGAAAAATGCCACTCAAGAAGAGATTACAGCCATACTGAACCAAAGTGATGCAAAAAAAATCAAGATGATATATAAATAAGTTATATTTGCTTTTAATTATGATATATTTGCTGAAACTCCCAAAATATTTGGTTGATTTAAGAAAAATAAAGGTTTCTAAAAAATGGAAAGACCTGAACCTATTGATGAAGAATATCTCTTTGAAGGACGTGTAATTATCAGTGAAACGGACACCAAAGGTGTCATTACATTTGCCAATCGTAAATTCTGCGAGATCGCCGGTTATACAGCAGATGAACTCAAAGGCCAACCCCATAACATCATTCGTCATCCCGATATGCCGAAAGCAGCCTTTGCCCAGATGTGGGAGACGATCAAAGGCGGTCAGTCATGGCATGGGATCGTAAAAAATTTGCGTAAAGACGGACTTTACTACTGGGTTGAGACAGAAATCTCTCCCGTCCACGATGACGAAGGCAATATCACTGGTTATATCGCCGCTCGCAAACCTGCCAGTCGTAAAAATATCGATGAGATCATAAAGACCTATAAAACAATGTTAGAAAAAGAGAAGTAAGGAGCGTATGTGCTAATATATGATCACAATAAAGAGTTCGTAGGAATAGATGATGAGAGCTTAAAGCTCCTCGGATACAGCCGGTTCGAAGATCTTCTTCATGAACATAAAGATGTCGCCGAACTTTTTGTTAAAAAACCAGGATATATTCACAATTTCACCAATTTTCCCTGGATTGATTTTATCCTTCATGCAGAGTCTGAAGAGGCCAAGGTCATCATTGCAGGTAAAAGCAACGCTTTCTCTGCAACAATAGACATCACAAAACTGCATTTAACGAAAGCCCCTGATGAAGAGGCGTATCTGATTAAACTCAAAAATGTACAAAACTATCAGCTTGATGCTTCGGAAAGACCGGCACCGACACCACCGCCTATTGACCTCGAGGCAAAATCTTTTAATACACCACAAGAGATGCCAAAAGCTGCAGCACAGCCTGTTATCGAAGCGGAACCACCAGTAGAACAACCGCCTTTAACCCTGGATGAAGATCTTTTCATCAAAGAAGAGCCGATTGTTGAAGAAGAGACCGTTATGCCGTTCGCCCCGTCTAAAACACCTGATGACGAAGAATTCGATATCTTTT
Encoded proteins:
- the purD gene encoding phosphoribosylamine--glycine ligase, translating into MNILVLGSGGREYSIGRALKKDEAVEKLFFAPGNGATRELGENLSIKEYDALADFAIENKIDLTIVGPEAPLVDGVVDIFKAKGLTIFGPSKEAAQLEGSKVYMKNFLAKYDIPTARYIETDNIEAAYKFIETLPTPIVVKADGLCAGKGVIIAQSHDEAKKTVGEMLSGKAFGDAGKKVIVEEFLDGYELSMFAICDGDDFILLQAAQDHKRLLDGDQGPNTGGMGAYAPTPLVDDTLYEKVKARIIRPTLKGMKAEGAPFEGVLFIGIMVVNGEPITLEFNVRFGDPECEILMPLLKTPASELFYKAATKQLDTLNVEFSDEYAVGVVMASKDYPYSSTPPAEIVVDEIVHEDIKEHTHISYAGVSEEDGILYADGGRVLVCVGLGDTIREARDRAYALCGQVHFAGKKLRTDIAYQAL
- a CDS encoding uroporphyrinogen-III synthase, with product MTQDSKNAIFLFSTTSHPHVTHIPILATRFFQPVIDFSAYDAIVLTSKQAVTALEKISSNWKVLPALCVASKTAYAVEKAGGELLEKGEGYGDSLTDIIIDNYASYRWLYPRPAVVASDFKEHVKQAGVHMDDIIVYETYCNDACRDIELPDNAILVFTSPLTIACFMTLFSFKSSYKVVVIGKTTAKALPENIKYHMPDLPTVDASVLLAEKLLQTF
- the guaA gene encoding glutamine-hydrolyzing GMP synthase — encoded protein: MKHVSIVVLDFGSQYTQLIARRMREEKIYCEILPYYTKADAIKAKNPQGIILSGGPSSVYSKDAYEVDQEVYNMGIPVLGICYGMQRIAVDFGGSVIRSDHHEYGKAELEIVKPSLLFDDVDNGTTVWMSHSDRVDELPEGFEPIAISANSPYAAIANEDKKVYAMQFHPEVNHSVEGYLMLRNFARKICGVTEKWEMGHFLKEQIKIIREKVGDGKVLCGLSGGVDSSVVAALLYEAIGDQLVPVFVDNGLLRKGEREQVEEVFKINLKVPLITVDAVDNFLGKLAGVSDPETKRKIIGHTFIEEFEAEAKKHEGIKFLAQGTLYPDVIESISVKGPSEVIKSHHNVGGLPDWMDFELIEPLRELFKDEVRKMGLELGLPSSMINRHPFPGPGLAIRIMGDVNRPDLDLLREADAILLDELKASGYYTRTWQAFAVLLNVKSVGVMGDNRTYDNTVCVRVVEAVDGMTATFAHLPHDLLERISRRIINEVDGINRVVYDISSKPPATIEWE
- the nhaD gene encoding sodium:proton antiporter NhaD, producing MHEDMLNLSTTWVGIAVLAVFIIGYYFIATEEKYEINKAKPALFIGTFSFMLIGIYYTLNGMDPTPLHHEMTLLIEEIAEIFFFLFVAMTFIETLIERGVFDLMKYNLVSKGYTYKKLFWLTGLLAFFISPVADNLTTALILSTVLFTIDKENHKFLVPGAINIVVAANAGGAWSPFGDITTLMAWTAQKGEFIDFLFLFVPSIGGWLFTAWLLSRAVPTGQPPFDATSEEKPKMRDGGMVVVWLGVFTIFVAVMGHQFFHFPAMWGMLFGLSILKLYSFHLTRQQADSFDIFVNMKKIENDTLLFFFGILSAVGALHYVGFLNYIHDLYSLVGPTAANIGVGFISAIVDNVPVMSAILKASPEMSLDQWMLVTLTAGIGGSLISFGSAAGVGVMGRLRGIYTFGSHMKYAWTILAGYILSMGLWYVQFQVLGLY
- the nadB gene encoding L-aspartate oxidase; translated protein: MHYDVVIIGAGIAGLYTAMNLPRNKKVLIVNKAHPWECNTFYAQGGVTTAKDDSDIPVHINDTLNAGAGLCNKEAVEVLSQNSQEVIHDLIARGFHFDVNEKGELLYTQEAAHSQKRILHAGGDATGRYLHHFLLEKNPHPMLENAIVIDLLLEEEQICGIVVMHRGERKEILARSVVIASGGVGALFEYHTNASSISGELHGICLEKGIALEKMEMLQFHPTVYVDNNTAQKQLLTEALRGEGAQIVDDLGYRFLFDYDKRGEMAPRDIVSRAIFDYAQKTKKQVYLSFTSFDYDYFKHRFPNIENRFSALGFNLPKDKVPISPAFHYAIGGIKTDLRGHVPSIKGLYAVGEVASTGVHGANRLASNSLLEGLVFAKRAAQALVSEEGTHCSGPFAKNTELLYIEGDKEKKERLRRIMWEKVSIVRTTQGLQEAFEAIEEMLHEPIGRLLKLRLLTAKEIVRSALARKESVGVHYRQG
- the uvrC gene encoding excinuclease ABC subunit UvrC — its product is MINTIRNLPKSPGIYQYFDRNGKLLYVGKAKNLYNRVKSYFLFSPTLRPNSKLSPRIVKMLGETTSMHYIVVKSEHDALILENSLIKQLKPKYNILLRDDKTYPYIYIDTSEPFPRFEITRKLLKGSHIAYFGPYSVGARDILDSVYELCKLVQKKSCLKGKKACLYYQMDQCLAPCEKKVTPEVYNAIVQEGIRYIENKNVLISKLKEKMAFYAENLRFEEAGTLRDRIERIAKSELISQIDLASTENYDIFAISHNNQRAAVVRLFMRSGRIISSSHDIINLNSGFDIDEAYERALLEFYGHEKPPIIAPILVAHDFKERALVEEHLSLLFEKKATITLPQRGNKKRLTELALTNADELLRQKKNNTTETIAKQLQELLTLERLPRRIEAFDNSHMAGEATVGGMIVFDNEGFDKSGYRHYHLEARDEYGQMRETLSRRIAGFEENPPPDLWLIDGGTTLLTLAKELLESAGVNLDVIAISKEKIDAKSHRAKGSAHDQLHSITESFKLSPSDKRLQWMQRLRDEAHRYAITFHKKTKLKRDQASKLLNTHGISQAKVVKLLQHFGTFDALKNATQEEITAILNQSDAKKIKMIYK
- a CDS encoding PAS domain-containing protein, yielding MERPEPIDEEYLFEGRVIISETDTKGVITFANRKFCEIAGYTADELKGQPHNIIRHPDMPKAAFAQMWETIKGGQSWHGIVKNLRKDGLYYWVETEISPVHDDEGNITGYIAARKPASRKNIDEIIKTYKTMLEKEK